The DNA segment cattgtttgtaacagccaaaacctggaagcaaaatatgtttttaaaacaactcATAACAGAAAACTTCTCAGAACTGGAAAAAGAGAGGTAAATCCAGATGTGAAGTGCTTAGAACACCAGGAGACAGACCAGGAAAGAACTGGTCCTCCTCACAATTAGAACACTAAAGACACAGAACAAAGACAGCATCTCAGCAGCAGCCAGACACGCCATGTCCCATAGGGCAGAATGGCAGCCGATTATTCAGCTGCAACTTTACAGGCAGGAGGCCCGAGCAGATGCATTTCAATTCTGACTCAGTTGCCAACCCAGATGACTATAGCTAGCAATACGGTCTGTTGtaactgaaaggaaaataaacacactccatggtttaaaaaaaaataggctaaaGGAATGCATGAGCACTAAGCTAGCTCCATAGAAAATACTTACAGGAAtcttttggactgaagaggaaaACAAATTTCTCTACAAATCCACAGCAAAGAATAAACCACACTATGATCATAGTTCAgcaagaggggaaaagaaaaaaaacctacaaaattaACAAATCACAGGAATTAACACCTACTTTTCAACAATAACTGAGtactaatggtctcaattccacaACCAAACTACAGGGGCTCCCACACCCCTGGGCTCTTTGAACACCTGCAATCACATGCACAGACCTACATATAGGCATGGGCgcacacaattgaaaataaaaataaatcatcaggAAAACGAGCACAGACTAGTAGATTGCATCAAGTGACAGGAAACATCTACTTGCTGCCTCCAAGAAGCAGAGGTCACAATAAGAGGCAGATGTCACCCTAGggtgaaagaatggaaaaagatccgAGTAAATGGGCCTAGGAAACAAGCAGGTAACACTGTTCCAATAGCTAAAGAAAGAGACTTCCAACCAAAACTAGTGAGAAAATATAAAGAGAGTCACTACATATGGACTAACGGAATGTAAGAGGACTTTATGATTCTAAAAGTATGCCTCAAGCAGGTGCACCTGATTTCCTAACAAATAATATTAGATTCAAGCCAGATTAACTCTAGGCCAATACTGGTGGGTGACTTTAATACCTAATTCTCACCAATTGATATGTCTccctaacaaaaaataaacagaaatatgcaaattaaaagatattataaatcaaatggccttaacagacatctacagactATTCCATCCAAACTCTGCAGAATACACATTtttcccatggaactttctccaaaatagatcacatattctgagacaaagcaagtctcaacaactACAGGAAAGCAATTCCTTGTAGTTTACCTGATCACAATGGAATGAAACTacggaggtggtggcgcacccttTCAATCCCAacgcccaggaggcagaggcagagcgatctctgtgagtttgtggtcggccaggtctacaaagtgacttcccagacagccaggactgttacacagagaaaccctgttccaaaacacaacaacaaaaaagccagagagtgcaaataaatgatacataggaGAGCCCTGGAAAATGAAGCATAAGCCAAACCCCAAATCaggagatgaaaagaaatcaagatcAACACAGGAATTatttaaatggaaacaaaaataacaataaagaatcaATGTAACTAGaacttggttctttgaaaagtatGAGTAGGCAGACTAATCAAAAGACAAAGATAAGGATATTAGAGACTCAGATTAAGGGACTGCATCAACATCCTCAGTGATAAGAACTGAGGCAAATATTACATGGGGAATTTAACAGATATTATGAAGCTATTATAATCGGatgtaattatttcttaagcagaTCATTTGTCTTTTGAGGGGACAaagtgtcttttgtttggttttcggcagtgccattaactagaattatattcaaaccCAGTTCCAAGATCTTGATGTTGAGCATGAAGAAGAATGTCTAGCAAGCATTCAGTGTactaacaggcactcttgaactatTAGCCACTAATCTGATCATGTCCACTTAGTTCTAAGCCCATTCTCTGAACAGCAGTGGTAGGTGGAgggtgaggtccacagaaattttctacatgttcacgcaagggtcctgtggtctgtgtgtgttcccacctttctcccatACTCTATTCCCCAATTATCTTGCAATGCTACACAATTCATCCTTCAGTGTCATCTTTACAACCTAGGAGGCACAGGCAGTGTGCATTGCAGGCTAAAACTCATTCTACATGCATGCCCTGGAAGCAAGGTTTAACTTCACACAACCTTTCACAAgcctgttcacagtggctccctcagttcctcatcttTGGGCCAAACCCACCATTTGTGCACCAAAGCAAATACCACCTACCTCCGCAAGAGGTCATAAAGCCCAGAGCAGTCAGTCAGGGAGGGAAAAGCCTATGGCTCCCATCTGCAGAGGAGCGTGTTGAGGTCAACCTGGAGGAATGTGGAGATGTGTGGAGCATGCGCAGAAGGACGCATTGACGTCACCCTTTCCTCAGGCATTCCCTTAATGACCCATCAGTAGTAGAGACTGACCGAACAATAGGCCTTGAGTGTGGGCATTCCtggggccccacttctctctgtggcttcggcCCACTACTAGTCATGGCTAGCAAGAATGAGAATGGTGAGGAGATAGCTGAGGTCTCCACCTTAGAGGCTACCATGGCGATGGTGGGTGGCAACCCTAGTGGAGGTGACGGCTGCTGCGAAGTTGAACTAAATAACGGGGGCCGCCAGGTCCGTGAGggccaaaacaactctgaggagGGCAGTATGGACCCGAAATCCTCTTCGTCAGAGCATCACCAGGAGGAGCCAAGGCCCTCAACCGAGCCAGTGATTAGGATTCCCAGGCGCCGTTCCTCACAAAGGCGGCGGCGAACAACATTCAAATTCACACTGtggcaggtggaggaaatggaaaaattgttCAAAGAAACCAAGTACCCACATGCGCTGGCCAGGTATGTGTCTGGCACCAGGAGCTATCCCCAACCTCCCTGTTGTCTCAGGTTGagatgtccttttgttcttctaggccctggtttcctatcatccctccctaagccactgctgtcttctccaTCTGTGTTGGGTACAGGAGGGTGCCTTGTGTAGGTGTAAAAGTCAGTATTAGCGTGTAGTGTTGACTCGAAACAAGTGTACATAGTCAGCACCACGAGTTTcctgtcatattttaatttctgtaaaatatagaaACATGACTACAGTGTGCCAAAATACTCACTAGTGTAAAGTTCACCAGTGTTAAGGATTTACACTTTGTTGGGTGACCTCCTCACCAGTAGCCTGGTCatcttttcagggactgtgtCCCTATCCATCAACTCCTTTcggtttccctttcccttcccctggtgctgttttttaatttagtacaATTTGCTCACTGCATACtttggcatttataattaaatttttttttttttttttttttttttggtttttcgagacagggtttctctgtatagctttgcgcctttcctggaactcacttggtagcccaggctggcctcgaactcacagagatccgcctgcctctgcctcccgagtgctgggattaaaggcgtgcgccaccaccgcccggctcttataattaaattttaatagtgtgttaaaattaaaatctttattgtTTAGAAACTTTTATAAGAGGTGAAATCATTGGACAAGCAAGACTAGTTCTGAGAAAGAAAGTTAAATGGGGGTGTGAGGGAggaaagcaa comes from the Peromyscus maniculatus bairdii isolate BWxNUB_F1_BW_parent chromosome X, HU_Pman_BW_mat_3.1, whole genome shotgun sequence genome and includes:
- the LOC121825699 gene encoding uncharacterized protein LOC121825699, with protein sequence MASKNENGEEIAEVSTLEATMAMVGGNPSGGDGCCEVELNNGGRQVREGQNNSEEGSMDPKSSSSEHHQEEPRPSTEPVIRIPRRRSSQRRRRTTFKFTLWQVEEMEKLFKETKYPHALARKELAQVLNIPEVKVKTWFVHRRAEERKSEKSVVLQSIPSRIEKVLILRDRDSYP